In Misgurnus anguillicaudatus chromosome 5, ASM2758022v2, whole genome shotgun sequence, a genomic segment contains:
- the qars1 gene encoding glutamine--tRNA ligase, with amino-acid sequence MADVVSLFMSIGLSEQKAKETLKNEALSSTLKKAIEQAAGLLGSTSMDKSTGTLLYSMVTRLKDLNRLSLLTEYIIKQKITTDLQLSAALDFVKSHPQDPVNFHEFETFCGVGVVVTPEQIEDAVELIIRKHKDQLLMERYRFNMGILMGEARGALKWADGKIVKNEVDMQVLHLLGPKTEADLEKKPKTAKPKAAEKEVKLKQDSAVNGDGNTEGKSLMEQLRGEALKFHKPGENYKTEGYVVTPNTMNLLKQHLEITGGQIRTRFPPEPNGILHIGHAKAINFNFGYAKANNGICFLRYDDTNPEKEEEKYFTAIKDMVEWLGYTPYDITHASDHFQRLYDLAVDLIRRGHAYVCHQRGEELKGHNVPPSPWRDRPIEESLVLFDRMRKGMFAEGEATLRMKLVMEDGKMDPVAYRIKYTPHHRTGDTWCIYPTYDYTHCLCDSIEHITHSLCTKEFQARRSSYFWLCNALDVYCPVQWEYGRLNLTYTVVSKRKIIKLVETGVVRDWDDPRLFTLTALRRRGFPPQAINNFCARVGVTVSQTTTEPHLLEACGREVLNDIAPRVMAVLEPLKVTITNLPANAQKKLHVPDFPANESKGSHTISFSKTIFIEQADFREVMEKGYKRLTPDQPVGLRHAGYVISVQRVIKDDCGKVCELEVTCASSDSVDKPKAFIHWVSEPLVCEVRLYERLFLHKNPEDPAEVPAGFLSDINPDSLTVIESALVDRSVSTAKVFDKFQFERVGYFSVDPDSTPEKLIFNRTVTLKEDPGKI; translated from the exons ATGGCGGACGTGGTGTCTCTCTTTATGTCAATTGGTCTTAGTGAACAGAAAGCAAAGGAAACGCTTAAAAATGAAGCACTCTCTTCGACTCTCAAGAAAGCAATTGAACAG GCTGCAGGGCTGCTGGGATCCACTAGCATGGATAAGTCTACAGGCACTTTACTGTACAGTATGGTGACTCGACTCAAAGACCTGAATCGACTGTCTTTGCTCACAGAATACATCAtcaaacaaaaaataaccaCTGATCTGCAGCTGTCAG CGGCACTGGACTTTGTCAAGAGCCATCCTCAAGACCCTGTGAACTTTCATGAGTTTGAGACTTTTTGTGGGGTTGGTGTGGTGGTAACTCCTGAGCAGATCGAGGATGCG GTGGAGTTGATTATCCGGAAACACAAGGATCAGCTGTTGATGGAAAGATATCGCTTCAACATGGGCATACTCATGGGAGAG GCCAGAGGTGCTCTTAAATGGGCTGATGGGAAGATTGTAAAAAATGAAGTGGATATGCAG GTTTTGCATCTTCTGGGTCCAAAGACTGAGGCAGATTTGGAGAAAAAGCCCAAG ACAGCCAAACCCAAAGCAGCTGAGAAGGAAGTGAAGCTCAAGCAGGATTCTGCTGTAAACG GCGATGGGAACACTGAGGGGAAATCCTTAATGGAGCAGCTGAGAGGAGAAGCTCTTAAGTTTCACAAGCCAG GGGAGAATTATAAGACTGAGGGCTATGTTGTGACACCTAACACCATGAATTTGCTGAAGCAGCACTTGGAAATCACTGGTGGACAG ATTCGCACACGTTTTCCTCCTGAGCCCAATGGGATTCTCCACATTGGTCATGCCAAAGCAATTAACTTCAACTTCGGTTATGCCAAG GCCAATAACGGCATCTGCTTCCTGCGGTATGATGACACAAACCCAGAGAAAGAGGAAGAGAAATACTTCACTGCCATCAAAGACATGGTGGAGTGGCTTG GGTACACACCATATGACATCACGCATGCGTCTGATCACTTCCAGCGCCTCTATGATCTTGCAGTCGATCTCATTCGCAG GGGTCACGCGTACGTCTGCCACCAGCGTGGAGAGGAACTGAAGGGTCATAACGTCCCTCCGTCACCCTGGAGAGATCGGCCCATAGAAGAGTCTCTGGTCCTGTTTGACAGGATGAGGAAAGGTATGTTTGCAGAGGGAGAAGCCACTCTCAGGATGAAATTGGTCATGGAAGATGGAAAAATGGACCCGGTGGCATACCGAATCAAATACACGCCACACCACAGGACAGGAGATACTTG GTGCATATACCCCACGTATGACTACACACACTGTCTGTGTGACTCTATTGAACATATCACAcactctctctgcactaaagaGTTTCAGGCCAG GCGGTCGTCATATTTTTGGCTATGCAATGCTCTTGATGTGTACTGCCCTGTGCAGTGGGAATATGGCCGACTTAACCTGACCTACACTGTCGTCTCCAAAAGAAAGATTATTAAACTGGTTGAGACAGGAGTTGTTAG GGATTGGGATGACCCACGTCTCTTCACCCTCACAGCTCTCCGAAGGCGTGGCTTCCCTCCACAAGCCATCAATAATTTCTGTGCCCGG GTAGGTGTAACTGTTTCACAAACCACCACAGAGCCACACTTGCTGGAGGCGTGTGGTAGGGAGGTGCTTAATGACATTGCTCCTCGTGTTATGGCCGTGCTCGAGCCCCTTAAAGTGACCATCACCAATCTTCCTGCCAATGCACAG AAAAAGCTTCATGTTCCagatttccctgccaatgagtCCAAGGGCAGTCATACGATTTCTTTCTCAAAGACCATCTTTATTGAGCAGGCTGACTTCAGGGAg GTGATGGAGAAGGGCTATAAGCGTCTAACACCAGATCAGCCGGTGGGCTTGAGACATGCAGGTTACGTCATTTCTGTGCAGCGTGTCATCAAG GATGACTGTGGTAAAGTATGTGAGTTGGAGGTGACATGTGCCAGCTCAGATTCTGTGGACAAACCCAAAGCATTTATTCACTGGGTGAGCGAGCCGCTGGTGTGTGAAGTGCGCCTGTACGAACGCCT CTTCCTCCATAAAAACCCAGAGGACCCAGCAGAGGTCCCTGCGGGATTCCTGAGTGACATTAACCCT GATTCCTTAACAGTAATTGAAAGTGCCTTAGTGGACCGATCCGTGAGCACAGCCAAAGTGTTTGATAAGTTTCAGTTTGAGAGAGTGGGTTATTTCTCTGTGGATCCTGATAGTACGCCTGAAAAG CTGATTTTCAACAGGACTGTTACACTTAAGGAGGATCCAGGAAAGATATGA